In the genome of Mycoplasmopsis pulmonis, one region contains:
- the glpO gene encoding type 2 glycerol-3-phosphate oxidase, whose translation MKKHDIIIIGGGIIGITIAYELSKYKKVDVLLLEKNPLLADETSKGNSGVIHCGFDADSNKIESKLNVLGNRLWQEKIFKDVHFPRAKVDSLVLAFNDLENEAVEKLYQRGLRNGVLKEHLKILTKEQILKKEPLVNNKVQSALLCTNSWSIDPQKASYALAKVALQNKVKIELNSEVETIEYQEDFFYLKVKNGQSYKSKIVINAAGHYGDEIAKKAGYGEFKLKARRGQYRILARSEGHVSKSILFMVPTIHGKGVIVSPMLDGRVLVGPTAEENIAKDQTRLVTSQGFDLIEKNGKKIIPSLKIQNTEMTFAGSRPIDIQTNDFVIKSAKDNPNFINVVGTKSPGLSAAPAIALEVVKLIKKTNLKITKKSYFKGRFKELI comes from the coding sequence ATGAAAAAACATGACATAATCATAATTGGTGGAGGTATCATAGGTATAACAATTGCCTATGAGCTTTCTAAATACAAAAAAGTGGATGTTTTACTTTTAGAAAAAAATCCACTTTTAGCTGATGAAACTTCAAAGGGAAATTCAGGAGTTATTCATTGTGGCTTTGATGCTGATTCAAACAAAATTGAATCAAAGTTAAATGTTCTAGGAAATCGCCTTTGACAAGAAAAAATCTTCAAAGATGTTCATTTTCCACGAGCTAAAGTTGACTCACTTGTTCTAGCTTTTAATGATCTAGAAAACGAAGCTGTAGAAAAGCTCTACCAAAGAGGACTTAGAAATGGCGTTTTAAAAGAGCATTTAAAAATTTTAACAAAAGAGCAAATTCTAAAAAAAGAGCCTTTAGTAAATAATAAGGTTCAAAGTGCTCTTTTGTGTACAAATTCTTGGTCAATCGATCCTCAAAAAGCTAGTTATGCCCTTGCCAAAGTAGCTCTTCAAAACAAGGTTAAAATCGAGCTTAATTCAGAGGTAGAAACCATTGAATATCAAGAAGATTTTTTCTATCTAAAAGTTAAAAATGGCCAAAGCTACAAAAGTAAAATTGTCATTAATGCAGCGGGTCATTATGGAGATGAAATTGCCAAAAAAGCTGGCTATGGTGAATTTAAATTAAAAGCTAGAAGAGGTCAATATCGAATTTTAGCCCGAAGTGAAGGCCATGTTAGTAAATCAATTTTGTTTATGGTACCAACCATTCATGGAAAGGGTGTAATAGTTTCACCCATGCTTGATGGAAGAGTTTTAGTTGGCCCTACAGCTGAGGAAAACATTGCCAAAGATCAAACAAGACTAGTGACATCTCAGGGATTTGACTTAATTGAAAAAAATGGAAAAAAAATTATTCCAAGTTTAAAAATTCAAAACACTGAAATGACTTTTGCAGGATCAAGGCCAATTGATATTCAAACCAATGATTTTGTAATTAAAAGTGCCAAAGACAATCCTAATTTTATTAATGTAGTAGGAACAAAATCCCCTGGTCTTTCAGCTGCTCCTGCAATTGCTTTGGAAGTAGTTAAATTAATTAAAAAAACCAATTTGAAAATAACTAAAAAAAGTTATTTTAAAGGAAGATTTAAAGAGCTTATTTAA
- a CDS encoding IS3-like element IS1138B family transposase has product MKQLKPEQWKKWFSLYEEFYDGKINIKKYIFLVNKNIGKDWKNTYVKSWFFKKYSAFQKDEQSLISQTGKSTANKKNNGRPPKRKEVNEYTREELEEIVKIYRIIFDDISEKEIRKKIKEHKDKEKILTKISWKEFLFSKSTYYSWKKPKLAEPKKDQEIEEIIRKSFHENKGIFGRKRLEIYIQNKYKRYINYRKIGRILLKLNLFCKIRRAKRKNEIKNLNTKYQNLIQRDYNGKFNNIVATDVTYIPSPKDAINNHVYLSIAIHHQSKKIINWNLSKRNDVKLVLDHISKIKFDKEWIIHSDHGSQYSSNQYSEIIKENNGIISMSRIANSLDNREAEYFFSNIKSECLNDLKISKLSFKELQEIIQNYIDWYNNERLQSILEWKTPQQSWDVLSVF; this is encoded by the coding sequence ATGAAACAACTAAAACCAGAACAATGAAAGAAATGATTTTCATTATATGAAGAATTTTATGATGGAAAAATTAATATAAAAAAATATATATTTTTAGTAAACAAAAATATTGGTAAAGATTGAAAAAATACATATGTAAAATCTTGATTTTTCAAAAAATATTCTGCTTTTCAAAAAGATGAACAATCTTTAATTTCACAAACTGGCAAATCTACAGCTAACAAAAAAAATAACGGTAGACCACCAAAAAGAAAAGAAGTTAATGAATATACAAGAGAAGAATTAGAAGAGATTGTTAAAATTTATAGAATAATTTTTGATGACATTAGTGAAAAAGAAATTCGAAAAAAAATTAAAGAACATAAAGATAAAGAAAAAATATTAACTAAAATTTCATGAAAAGAATTTCTCTTTTCAAAATCAACATATTATTCTTGAAAAAAACCTAAACTTGCAGAGCCGAAAAAAGATCAAGAAATTGAAGAAATTATTAGAAAATCATTTCATGAAAACAAAGGTATATTTGGTAGAAAAAGATTAGAAATTTATATTCAAAATAAATATAAAAGGTATATAAACTATCGAAAAATAGGTAGAATTTTGCTTAAATTAAATCTTTTTTGCAAAATTAGAAGAGCAAAAAGAAAAAATGAAATTAAAAATCTTAATACTAAATATCAAAATCTAATTCAAAGAGACTACAATGGCAAATTTAACAACATAGTTGCCACTGATGTAACTTATATTCCAAGCCCCAAAGATGCAATTAACAATCATGTTTATTTATCGATTGCAATTCATCATCAAAGCAAGAAAATAATTAATTGAAATCTAAGTAAAAGAAATGATGTTAAGTTAGTTTTAGATCATATTTCTAAAATCAAATTTGATAAAGAGTGAATAATTCACTCAGATCATGGAAGTCAATATTCATCAAATCAGTATAGTGAAATTATTAAAGAAAACAATGGGATAATTTCAATGAGTAGAATCGCAAATTCACTTGATAATCGAGAAGCAGAATATTTCTTTTCAAATATCAAAAGTGAGTGCTTAAATGATCTAAAAATTTCAAAATTATCATTCAAAGAATTGCAAGAAATTATTCAAAATTATATTGACTGATACAATAATGAAAGATTACAATCAATCTTAGAATGAAAAACACCTCAACAAAGCTGAGATGTTCTAAGTGTTTTTTAA
- the rplT gene encoding 50S ribosomal protein L20, whose translation MRVKGGTVTRARRKKWLKLAKGYWGHKSIGYKVAKQAVVKSWTYAFRDRKQVKRNFRKLWISRINAAVRPLGMSYSQFINGLKKANVKINRKMLSELAIREMKTFEMLVSISKSSK comes from the coding sequence ATGAGAGTTAAAGGCGGAACAGTTACAAGAGCAAGAAGAAAAAAATGATTAAAATTAGCTAAAGGTTACTGAGGACACAAATCAATTGGTTATAAAGTAGCAAAACAAGCAGTTGTAAAATCATGAACTTATGCTTTTAGAGATCGTAAACAAGTTAAAAGAAACTTTAGAAAACTATGAATTAGTAGAATTAATGCAGCAGTTAGACCACTTGGAATGAGCTATTCTCAATTTATTAATGGACTAAAAAAAGCTAATGTTAAAATTAATAGAAAAATGCTTTCTGAGCTTGCTATTCGTGAAATGAAAACTTTTGAAATGTTAGTTTCAATTTCAAAATCTTCAAAATAA
- a CDS encoding glycerophosphodiester phosphodiesterase: protein MSRKQLLLAHRGYMAIAPENTPLSFELAKLFGFDGVELDVHLTKDQKLVIIHDESTNRTALNDKVIANETLNSLKKDDHGLFFKVKVPRQTILTLEEFLDKYLDVFEIINVEIKSDVYHYPNIENKIFELSLKYGQKLIDKVIFSSFNFETLKIMKKLNPNFKLAFLFWTKTQLEKVSKNQIFEVCDFLNPWTELYEKIKDELDKFNLPYLLWTIRSNDKYQKFLKDKKVYAQISNYKWK, encoded by the coding sequence ATGTCTAGAAAACAACTTCTTTTAGCCCATAGAGGCTACATGGCAATAGCCCCTGAAAATACTCCTTTATCTTTTGAATTAGCAAAGCTTTTTGGCTTTGATGGAGTTGAACTTGATGTTCACTTAACAAAAGATCAAAAGCTTGTAATTATTCATGATGAAAGTACTAATCGAACAGCTCTTAATGATAAAGTCATTGCAAATGAAACTTTAAATTCTTTAAAAAAAGATGATCATGGCTTATTTTTTAAAGTTAAAGTTCCTAGACAAACCATCTTAACTCTTGAAGAGTTTTTAGACAAATACTTAGATGTTTTTGAAATTATTAACGTTGAAATTAAAAGTGATGTATATCACTATCCAAATATTGAAAATAAAATTTTTGAACTATCACTTAAATATGGACAAAAACTCATTGACAAAGTAATTTTTTCATCATTTAATTTTGAAACTTTAAAAATCATGAAAAAGCTTAATCCCAATTTCAAATTAGCCTTTTTATTTTGAACAAAAACTCAACTAGAAAAAGTTTCAAAAAACCAAATATTTGAAGTTTGTGATTTTTTAAATCCTTGAACTGAGCTTTATGAAAAAATTAAAGATGAACTTGATAAATTCAACCTTCCATATTTACTTTGAACAATTAGATCAAATGATAAATATCAAAAGTTTTTAAAAGATAAAAAAGTTTATGCACAAATTTCAAATTACAAGTGAAAATAA
- the atpC gene encoding ATP synthase F1 subunit epsilon produces the protein MQLQLIITTPNGIFFNEKVDIVTVVTAGGHIGIQYGHQPLISTIEISELHINTEGHKDYRICSINGGLLYVEKDKANIITGAIEFKEDIDIEKARREHDYLVEILSNSKNKDSDYFRNELKLKKVINRLKISSNSTQSPKK, from the coding sequence ATGCAACTACAGCTAATAATAACAACGCCTAATGGCATTTTTTTTAACGAAAAAGTTGATATAGTCACTGTTGTAACTGCAGGGGGCCACATTGGTATTCAATATGGCCACCAACCTCTAATTTCAACTATTGAAATTAGTGAACTTCATATTAACACTGAAGGCCACAAAGACTATCGAATATGTTCAATTAATGGTGGGCTTTTATATGTTGAAAAAGACAAAGCTAATATCATCACAGGTGCCATCGAATTTAAAGAAGACATTGACATTGAAAAAGCTCGAAGAGAACATGACTATCTTGTTGAAATTCTTTCAAATAGTAAAAACAAAGATAGTGATTATTTTAGAAATGAATTAAAACTTAAAAAAGTTATTAATAGACTTAAAATTTCTTCAAATAGCACTCAAAGTCCAAAAAAATAA
- a CDS encoding MFS transporter, with protein sequence MKLLSSILNRFTPRQLLVLFILAAADVFVIAAPYYIKNIIPNLHTYLHIKEHNIAELTSVIGYVTLVTQLPGGFLANKFRSKYLLAGATFSTGLITVWFAFNILNLSGLSYESLLVQYKIIFGLWGISSTLIFWTPLWKLVSQQTTKENQGLAYGLQGMMNGVLGFFLIFALSLLFTQVWQPRAEGSAAPFATYAFIVAFYLLVTTALIVFLVPEKFTKSTEKLSWNKIKENWNKLGQKNKKHFLKYTLNRSVYETTKTRTMKEMIFIIWRILWWKN encoded by the coding sequence ATGAAATTATTATCGTCAATTTTAAATAGATTTACACCAAGACAACTTTTGGTTTTATTTATTTTAGCAGCAGCTGATGTTTTTGTTATAGCAGCTCCTTACTATATTAAAAACATCATTCCCAATTTACATACATATTTACACATAAAAGAACACAACATTGCTGAGTTAACTAGTGTTATTGGTTATGTAACTCTAGTTACTCAGCTTCCAGGTGGATTTTTGGCCAATAAATTTAGGTCCAAATATTTATTAGCAGGAGCTACTTTTAGCACTGGACTTATAACAGTGTGGTTTGCTTTTAACATTTTAAATTTATCTGGACTAAGCTATGAGTCTTTATTAGTTCAGTATAAAATAATTTTTGGTCTTTGAGGAATAAGTTCAACTTTAATTTTTTGAACTCCTCTATGAAAATTAGTATCTCAACAAACTACCAAAGAAAACCAAGGTCTAGCCTATGGTCTTCAAGGTATGATGAATGGAGTATTAGGATTTTTCTTAATTTTTGCTCTATCACTTCTATTTACTCAAGTATGACAGCCAAGAGCTGAAGGCTCAGCCGCACCTTTTGCTACATATGCTTTTATAGTAGCTTTTTACTTACTTGTAACAACAGCTTTGATTGTTTTTTTAGTTCCGGAAAAATTCACAAAATCAACTGAAAAACTTTCTTGAAATAAAATAAAAGAAAATTGAAATAAACTGGGACAAAAAAATAAAAAACACTTTTTAAAATATACTTTAAATAGGAGTGTTTATGAAACAACTAAAACCAGAACAATGAAAGAAATGATTTTCATTATATGAAGAATTTTATGATGGAAAAATTAA